Proteins encoded by one window of Dietzia sp. B32:
- a CDS encoding acyl-CoA dehydrogenase family protein, whose product MDLTPEQRALQAELREYFSTLISPEEAADIATTRHGDTYAEIIKRMGRDGWLGVGWPTEFGGKGFGHIEQAIFTNEATRADVPLPSVTLQTVGPTLQKYGSEAQKAKFLPGILDGSIHFAIGYSEPDAGTDLAALRTTAKRDEATGDWIINGQKMWTTGGHHADYIWLAARTGTPDSRHRGLTIFIVDTTDPGFSFTPIITCDGAHHVNATYYSDVRVPADMVVGEVDGGWKMLTTQLNHERVMLAPSGRPGGYYDELAAWARGTGPDGVRHLDRPEVRRGLAEIFAVVRLNELLNWQVSSTGDNPSMGDSAASKVFSTEKIQHVGRIVEELLGRFGDPTDPDTAALQRWFDMMNKRNVVITFGGGVNEVMRELTCMGGLGMPRTSR is encoded by the coding sequence ATCGACCTCACCCCGGAGCAGCGCGCGCTGCAGGCCGAGCTGCGCGAGTACTTCTCGACGCTCATCTCGCCCGAGGAGGCGGCGGACATCGCCACGACCCGCCACGGCGACACCTACGCGGAGATCATCAAGCGCATGGGCCGGGACGGCTGGCTGGGCGTGGGCTGGCCGACCGAGTTCGGCGGCAAGGGCTTCGGCCACATCGAGCAGGCGATCTTCACCAACGAGGCCACGCGCGCGGACGTGCCGCTGCCGTCGGTGACGCTGCAGACCGTGGGCCCGACCCTGCAGAAGTACGGCAGCGAGGCGCAGAAGGCGAAGTTCCTGCCCGGCATCCTCGACGGGTCGATCCACTTCGCGATCGGCTACTCCGAGCCCGACGCCGGCACCGACCTGGCCGCCCTGCGCACCACCGCCAAGCGCGACGAGGCCACGGGCGACTGGATCATCAACGGTCAGAAGATGTGGACCACCGGCGGCCACCACGCCGACTACATCTGGCTGGCCGCCCGCACCGGCACCCCGGACTCGCGGCACCGCGGGCTGACCATCTTCATCGTCGACACCACTGACCCCGGTTTCTCCTTCACGCCGATCATCACCTGCGACGGCGCGCACCACGTCAACGCCACCTACTACTCGGACGTGCGCGTGCCGGCCGACATGGTGGTCGGCGAGGTCGACGGCGGCTGGAAGATGCTCACCACGCAGCTCAACCACGAGCGCGTCATGCTCGCGCCGTCCGGTCGCCCGGGCGGGTACTACGACGAGCTGGCCGCCTGGGCCCGCGGCACCGGCCCGGACGGGGTCCGCCACCTGGACCGTCCCGAGGTGCGGCGCGGACTGGCGGAGATCTTCGCGGTCGTCCGGCTCAACGAGCTCCTCAACTGGCAGGTCTCCTCGACGGGCGACAACCCGTCGATGGGCGACTCCGCGGCCTCCAAGGTGTTCTCCACGGAGAAGATCCAGCACGTCGGCCGGATCGTCGAGGAGCTGCTCGGCCGCTTCGGCGACCCCACCGATCCCGACACCGCGGCGCTGCAGCGCTGGTTCGACATGATGAACAAGCGCAACGTCGTGATCACCTTCGGCGGCGGCGTCAACGAGGTCATGCGCGAGCTGACCTGCATGGGCGGCCTCGGCATGCCCCGCACCTCGCGCTGA
- a CDS encoding bifunctional MaoC family dehydratase N-terminal/OB-fold nucleic acid binding domain-containing protein, translated as MSDEQAARILAAAEEVRASGGSARRAGRDPINTPMIRNWTEAIGDANPIYSSEDAAHAAGHGGPVAPPAMAQVWTMRGLGKTREADDPLGRMTDLLDAEGFTSVVATNCDSTYHRYTRPGEEVTIESVLVDVVGPKTTGLGEGWFFTTRNFWRVGDEVVAEMDFRILKFRPAAKAADPAPAPADQIVASSGSATDDLVVGKVLRPSVSHDTRFFWEGVRAHELRIQTREDGSLQHPPVPALWKDKTEQTDYVVSSGRGTVYSFVTHHAPRVPGRTRFPFVIALVELEEGVRMLGELRDIDPAEVRIGMEVEVEYLDMPGDPAEDAAFGTEPWTLYAWRPAGAPPVDRQMAEVTEGGAK; from the coding sequence ATGAGTGACGAGCAGGCCGCCCGTATCCTCGCCGCCGCCGAGGAGGTCCGCGCCTCCGGCGGCAGCGCGCGCCGCGCGGGCCGCGACCCCATCAACACGCCGATGATCCGCAACTGGACCGAGGCGATCGGGGACGCCAACCCGATCTACTCCAGCGAGGACGCGGCCCACGCCGCCGGTCACGGAGGTCCGGTGGCGCCGCCGGCCATGGCCCAGGTCTGGACCATGCGGGGACTCGGGAAGACCCGCGAGGCCGACGACCCGCTGGGCCGCATGACCGACCTCCTCGACGCGGAGGGCTTCACCTCGGTCGTCGCGACCAACTGCGACTCCACCTACCACCGGTACACGCGCCCGGGGGAGGAGGTGACGATCGAGTCCGTCCTGGTCGACGTGGTCGGCCCCAAGACCACGGGCCTGGGGGAGGGCTGGTTCTTCACCACCCGCAACTTCTGGAGGGTCGGCGACGAAGTGGTGGCGGAGATGGACTTCCGCATCCTCAAGTTCCGCCCGGCCGCGAAGGCCGCCGACCCCGCGCCGGCGCCCGCGGACCAGATCGTGGCCAGTTCCGGATCGGCCACCGACGACCTGGTGGTGGGCAAGGTCCTGCGCCCGTCGGTCTCGCACGACACCCGCTTCTTCTGGGAGGGTGTCCGCGCCCACGAGCTGCGCATCCAGACCCGCGAGGACGGCTCGCTGCAGCACCCGCCCGTGCCGGCGCTGTGGAAGGACAAGACCGAACAGACCGACTACGTGGTCTCCTCCGGCCGCGGCACGGTGTACAGCTTCGTCACCCACCACGCGCCGCGCGTACCGGGCCGGACCCGGTTCCCGTTCGTCATCGCGCTCGTGGAACTGGAGGAGGGCGTGCGCATGCTCGGCGAGCTGCGCGACATCGATCCGGCCGAGGTGCGGATCGGTATGGAGGTCGAGGTCGAGTACCTCGACATGCCCGGCGACCCGGCCGAGGACGCCGCGTTCGGCACCGAGCCGTGGACCCTGTACGCGTGGCGACCCGCCGGCGCGCCGCCGGTCGACCGCCAGATGGCCGAAGTCACGGAAGGTGGCGCGAAGTGA
- a CDS encoding MaoC family dehydratase yields MSENSAVNVICPAEPPAVAVGDRLPELTIEGTPTFIVASALATRDFQDVHHDRDLAHQKGSKDIFVNILTDTGLVQRFVTDWAGQRARITSIKLRLGVPWYAYDSLTLTGEVTGVDDDGLVTLKIVGTDSLGAHVTSTATLYMNGDPQ; encoded by the coding sequence GTGAGCGAGAACAGTGCTGTGAACGTGATCTGCCCCGCCGAGCCGCCCGCCGTGGCGGTGGGCGACCGGCTCCCCGAGCTGACCATCGAGGGGACCCCGACCTTCATCGTGGCCTCGGCGCTGGCGACCCGGGATTTTCAGGACGTCCACCACGACCGCGACCTGGCCCATCAGAAGGGCTCGAAGGACATCTTCGTCAACATCCTCACCGACACCGGGCTGGTGCAGAGGTTCGTCACCGACTGGGCGGGCCAGCGCGCCCGCATCACCTCGATCAAACTGCGTCTCGGGGTGCCCTGGTACGCCTACGACTCCCTCACCCTGACCGGTGAGGTCACGGGGGTCGACGACGACGGGCTGGTCACGCTGAAGATCGTCGGCACGGACTCGTTGGGCGCGCACGTCACGTCGACGGCGACCCTCTACATGAACGGAGACCCGCAGTGA
- a CDS encoding lipid-transfer protein has product MSVLADRAAIVGIGATDFSKDSGRSELRLAAEAVRAAVADAGLQPSDVDGLVSFTMDTNTEIAVARAAGIGHLNFFSRIHYGGGAACATVQQAAMAVATGVAEVVVCYRAFNERSGMRFGQVNSALVQQVNSSGTDNAFSYPHGLSTPAGFVAMVAQRYMHEYGATSEDFGRVAVVDRKHAAVNPAAFFHGKPITLADHQNSRYIAEPLHLLDCCQESDGGQAIVVTTPERARDLPHRPVSIAAAASGSGPDQYIMTSYYRPELAGLPEMGIVGDQLWAQSGLRPEDMDMAVLYDHFTPYVLMQLEELGFCGRGEAKDFVREPGALEVGGRLPLNTHGGQLGEAYIHGMNGIAEGVRQLRGDSVNQVPGAEKLVVTAGTGVPTSGLVLTV; this is encoded by the coding sequence GTGAGCGTGCTGGCAGACAGGGCTGCGATCGTCGGGATCGGCGCCACCGACTTCTCCAAGGACTCGGGGCGCTCCGAACTGCGGCTGGCCGCCGAGGCGGTGCGCGCGGCGGTCGCCGACGCGGGTCTCCAGCCCTCGGACGTCGACGGCCTGGTGTCGTTCACCATGGACACCAACACCGAGATCGCGGTGGCCCGCGCCGCCGGTATCGGCCACCTGAACTTCTTCTCCCGCATCCACTACGGCGGCGGTGCCGCGTGCGCGACCGTGCAGCAGGCCGCGATGGCCGTGGCGACGGGAGTGGCCGAGGTCGTGGTCTGCTACCGCGCGTTCAACGAACGCTCCGGGATGCGCTTCGGCCAGGTCAACTCGGCGCTGGTGCAGCAGGTCAACTCCTCCGGCACGGACAACGCCTTCTCCTACCCGCACGGGCTGTCCACCCCGGCGGGATTCGTGGCGATGGTCGCGCAGCGCTACATGCACGAGTACGGCGCCACCAGCGAGGACTTCGGCCGGGTCGCGGTGGTGGATCGCAAGCACGCCGCGGTCAACCCGGCCGCGTTCTTCCACGGCAAGCCGATCACGCTGGCCGACCACCAGAACTCGCGCTACATCGCCGAACCACTGCACCTGCTGGACTGCTGTCAGGAGTCCGACGGGGGCCAGGCGATCGTCGTGACGACCCCCGAGCGGGCGCGGGATCTGCCGCACCGGCCGGTGTCGATCGCGGCGGCGGCCTCGGGATCGGGGCCGGATCAGTACATCATGACCTCGTACTACCGGCCGGAGCTCGCCGGACTCCCGGAGATGGGCATCGTCGGCGACCAGCTGTGGGCCCAATCGGGCCTGCGCCCCGAGGACATGGACATGGCCGTCCTCTACGACCACTTCACGCCGTACGTCCTCATGCAGCTCGAGGAGCTCGGATTCTGCGGCCGCGGCGAGGCCAAGGACTTCGTCCGTGAGCCGGGCGCTCTCGAGGTGGGCGGCAGGCTGCCGCTCAACACGCACGGCGGCCAGCTCGGCGAGGCGTACATCCACGGCATGAACGGCATCGCCGAGGGCGTGCGTCAGCTCCGCGGTGACTCGGTCAACCAGGTCCCCGGCGCCGAGAAGCTCGTCGTGACCGCCGGGACCGGCGTGCCCACCTCGGGTCTGGTGCTCACCGTCTGA
- a CDS encoding oxygenase MpaB family protein, giving the protein MTATAATRATDGPTLHDVVGDVGFLVGAPRRFLMEIALRPVGHGVADHSRALRDPVGRFRNTTAYIYLVAFGSADERDAVVRMVNRAHRPVRSAPGAEVGYTAFDPDLQLWVAGCMYYGGRDMWQRMVGPLDAGSADRLYRRFQAYGTSLQVPAELWPTDSRAYDAYVERILDGIVIDERVRDYGAALLDPAGHPFPARPVIRLMRFVTIGLLPDQLRAAYDFPWNPADQRRFDLLMRVGARVHRATPRRVRELPKDLLLRASRRAVAAHA; this is encoded by the coding sequence ATGACCGCGACCGCCGCCACCCGCGCCACCGACGGGCCCACACTCCACGATGTCGTGGGCGACGTCGGGTTCCTCGTGGGGGCGCCTCGGCGCTTCCTCATGGAGATCGCATTGCGACCGGTGGGTCACGGGGTGGCCGACCACAGTCGGGCGCTGCGGGACCCGGTGGGGCGGTTCCGCAACACCACCGCCTACATCTATCTCGTGGCGTTCGGCAGCGCGGACGAGCGGGACGCGGTGGTCCGCATGGTCAATCGCGCACATCGCCCGGTGAGGTCGGCGCCCGGCGCGGAGGTGGGGTACACGGCGTTCGACCCCGACCTGCAACTCTGGGTGGCCGGGTGCATGTACTACGGCGGTCGTGACATGTGGCAGCGCATGGTCGGGCCACTCGACGCCGGTTCCGCCGATCGGCTCTACCGTCGGTTCCAGGCCTACGGGACATCGTTGCAGGTACCGGCGGAGCTGTGGCCGACCGACAGCAGGGCCTACGACGCCTATGTCGAGCGGATCCTGGACGGGATCGTCATCGACGAGCGAGTGCGTGACTACGGGGCCGCGCTGCTCGATCCCGCCGGGCACCCGTTTCCGGCCCGGCCGGTGATCCGCCTCATGCGCTTCGTCACCATCGGGCTCCTGCCCGATCAGCTGAGGGCCGCCTACGATTTCCCGTGGAACCCGGCCGATCAGCGCCGATTCGACCTGCTGATGCGGGTGGGTGCGCGCGTGCACCGTGCGACGCCCCGCCGTGTGCGCGAGCTGCCCAAGGATCTGCTGCTGCGGGCCTCCCGGCGAGCGGTGGCCGCCCACGCCTGA
- a CDS encoding alpha/beta hydrolase: MNGSRSRNPGPPYDGGLRLPRSTGSGEVPQDGRRSSEREADRPSRRRGPALHGPSEQGTLRSRGLAGGLRLFVRPALDRMPATDASLGRLRALTSGAGRAAALESTNDWSSDGPVPGLWVGRKRFFDSDKVIYHVHGGGFTFGSPWSHKALASRIASETGVPVFLPDYRLAPEHPHPAATEDTIAGWEWLLEMGFPAENIVVAGDSAGGNLAMQLVAHLERTGAPMPAGVVLLSPWVDLDFTDMTARDRARKDPFLALGLAELCRRQYAPGVDTDDPAISPINYEPSPDWPPFLIQCGGEEIFRGGIEKMAENFAEHGVRHEFQLWPHQFHVFQVFHPLVPEAKVAVRDIGSFVRGCLRG, from the coding sequence ATGAACGGATCACGGTCCAGAAATCCCGGCCCGCCGTACGACGGCGGTCTCCGGCTGCCGCGATCGACGGGATCGGGTGAGGTGCCGCAGGACGGGCGTCGTTCCTCGGAGCGCGAGGCCGACCGCCCCTCACGGCGCCGCGGACCGGCCCTGCACGGCCCGTCCGAGCAGGGCACCCTGCGGTCCCGCGGGCTCGCCGGGGGGCTGCGGCTGTTCGTCCGACCGGCCCTGGACCGGATGCCCGCGACGGACGCCTCCCTCGGTCGCCTCCGGGCACTGACGTCGGGGGCCGGGCGCGCGGCCGCCCTGGAGAGCACCAACGACTGGTCCTCGGACGGGCCCGTCCCCGGACTGTGGGTGGGGCGCAAGCGCTTCTTCGACTCGGACAAGGTCATCTACCACGTCCACGGCGGCGGGTTCACCTTCGGATCGCCGTGGTCCCACAAGGCGCTGGCGTCGCGGATCGCCAGCGAGACCGGTGTCCCCGTGTTCCTCCCGGACTACCGGCTCGCCCCGGAGCACCCGCATCCCGCGGCCACCGAGGACACCATCGCCGGGTGGGAGTGGTTGCTGGAGATGGGCTTCCCGGCCGAGAACATCGTCGTCGCGGGAGATTCCGCGGGGGGAAATCTGGCGATGCAGTTGGTCGCCCATCTCGAGCGGACCGGAGCGCCGATGCCCGCCGGCGTGGTCCTGCTCTCGCCGTGGGTCGACCTCGACTTCACCGACATGACCGCGCGGGACCGGGCGCGCAAGGACCCGTTCCTCGCACTGGGGTTGGCCGAGCTGTGTCGTCGCCAGTACGCGCCGGGCGTGGACACGGACGACCCGGCGATCTCGCCGATCAACTACGAACCCTCTCCCGACTGGCCGCCGTTCCTCATCCAGTGTGGTGGTGAGGAGATCTTCCGCGGCGGGATCGAGAAGATGGCCGAGAACTTCGCCGAACACGGGGTGCGGCACGAGTTCCAGCTGTGGCCCCACCAGTTCCACGTCTTCCAGGTCTTCCACCCGCTCGTCCCGGAGGCGAAGGTCGCGGTTCGGGACATCGGGTCGTTCGTCCGCGGTTGCCTCCGGGGCTGA
- a CDS encoding AMP-binding protein gives MTDTAADQSTDPLAGTNPEMNQAAVFEAVADKIPDNLLLTMDGVDFTYRQIDELANRMGHLLKAHGAEPRSHVALYMKNSTEHMAAIVACMKIRVAGINVNYRYTPAELVYLFNDSQSVAVVVDAEFADTMAAAVPKLETARTVLVVGGVPQVLAEACAESGLTVVDVDAELPKQSVERDFEPARGDDHWIVYTGGTTGFPKGVQWHMSDYYYACLSGGNPYGDKRHSPQEVADNVSPEGGFKIVISAPLMHGAGLFTLLTFVNLGGHLVMFRDFDAEVIVDSTAEFKAQLLMFVGDGMAVPITDALLAAKDTKDFSSLFMVASGGGIWSKTSRDRLVAEFPNVIIRDNFGASESGNDGEMSLNEDGEMLLPPGPRLGLIDESNQPIEPGSDEIGYIVRRGHVPVGYWNDPEKTAKTFPEVDGRRVSILGDMGRVREDGTIVFLGRGSGCINTGGEKVFPEEVEQALKAHPAVHDALVAGAPDERYGQKVAAVVSFREGMSAEPEELSAFLRESLANYKVPKVIVDVPEIRRSPAGKADYKWAKERISSN, from the coding sequence ATGACGGATACAGCAGCCGACCAGTCCACCGATCCCCTCGCCGGGACGAATCCGGAGATGAACCAGGCCGCCGTGTTCGAGGCCGTGGCCGACAAGATCCCCGACAACCTCCTGCTCACGATGGACGGTGTCGACTTCACCTACCGTCAGATCGACGAGCTCGCCAACCGGATGGGGCACCTGCTCAAGGCCCACGGCGCGGAGCCGCGGAGCCACGTCGCGCTGTACATGAAGAACAGCACCGAGCACATGGCCGCGATCGTCGCCTGCATGAAGATCCGGGTGGCCGGGATCAACGTCAACTACCGCTACACCCCGGCCGAACTGGTCTACCTCTTCAACGACTCGCAGTCGGTCGCCGTGGTCGTCGACGCGGAGTTCGCGGACACCATGGCCGCCGCCGTGCCCAAGCTGGAGACCGCCCGGACGGTCCTCGTCGTGGGCGGCGTCCCGCAGGTCCTCGCCGAGGCCTGTGCCGAGAGCGGCCTCACGGTGGTCGACGTGGACGCCGAGCTGCCGAAGCAGTCCGTGGAGCGGGACTTCGAGCCGGCCCGCGGCGACGACCACTGGATCGTCTACACCGGCGGTACCACCGGGTTCCCGAAGGGCGTCCAGTGGCACATGTCGGACTACTACTACGCGTGCCTGTCCGGCGGTAACCCGTACGGCGACAAGCGGCACAGCCCGCAGGAGGTCGCCGACAACGTCTCGCCCGAGGGCGGTTTCAAGATCGTCATCTCGGCGCCCCTGATGCACGGCGCCGGCCTGTTCACCCTGCTGACCTTCGTCAACCTGGGTGGCCATCTGGTCATGTTCCGCGACTTCGACGCCGAGGTCATCGTGGACTCGACCGCCGAGTTCAAGGCCCAGCTGCTGATGTTCGTCGGCGACGGCATGGCGGTGCCGATCACCGACGCCCTGCTCGCGGCCAAGGACACCAAGGATTTCAGCTCGCTGTTCATGGTCGCCTCGGGCGGCGGTATCTGGTCCAAGACCTCGCGTGACCGGCTGGTCGCGGAGTTCCCGAACGTCATCATCCGTGACAACTTCGGGGCCTCCGAGTCCGGCAACGACGGTGAGATGAGCCTGAACGAGGACGGCGAGATGCTCCTGCCGCCCGGGCCGCGGCTGGGTCTGATCGACGAGTCGAACCAGCCGATCGAGCCGGGCTCGGACGAGATCGGGTACATCGTCCGGCGCGGTCACGTCCCGGTGGGCTACTGGAACGACCCGGAGAAGACCGCCAAGACCTTCCCGGAGGTCGACGGTCGCCGCGTGTCGATCCTCGGTGACATGGGCAGGGTCCGCGAGGACGGGACCATCGTGTTCCTGGGCCGCGGCTCAGGCTGCATCAACACCGGTGGCGAGAAGGTCTTCCCGGAGGAGGTCGAGCAGGCGCTCAAGGCGCACCCGGCCGTCCACGACGCCCTGGTCGCCGGCGCCCCCGACGAGCGCTACGGCCAGAAGGTCGCCGCGGTCGTCTCGTTCCGTGAGGGCATGTCGGCCGAGCCGGAGGAGCTCTCGGCGTTCCTGCGCGAGTCCCTGGCGAACTACAAGGTCCCCAAGGTGATCGTCGACGTCCCCGAGATCCGCCGTTCGCCCGCGGGCAAGGCCGACTACAAGTGGGCCAAGGAGCGGATCTCGAGCAACTGA
- a CDS encoding maltokinase N-terminal cap-like domain-containing protein, producing the protein MSISPVDDDTLARLLTDWLPEQRWFAGKGLELTGVRIARREVFLDDPEVLVEHLLVDLEVDGRPQRYQVPIATAAELPGDRRAFPLTPEGASPVVYDGLRDRRGTESLLRHLAGQDEVGGLRFRLVADATLPEPTWGRLLEGEQSNSSLVFGDDLMVKVFRLVQPGVNPDVELHAALADRECPAVAALRGWVELDDDEAAAGDTGAGPTTLAMAQEFMAGAADGWAMATASVRDLFAEADLLAEEVGTDFADESFRLGAAVAQVHEDLAAATGVSTRDGTDLVASMRARLDAAVAEVPELAAYADAARAVFDEVAGSGPVRVHRIHGDLHLGQTLRVPDRWIVIDFEGEPAAPLAERRVPDSPARDVAGILRSLDYAAQHTLVGVEDRQLRFRAREWRDRNVDAFCAGYAEVSDHDPRDSGALLRAYTLDKALYEVVYETRNRPGWVAVPMGAVERILATG; encoded by the coding sequence ATGAGCATCTCCCCGGTCGACGACGACACCCTGGCCCGACTGCTCACCGACTGGCTGCCCGAGCAGCGGTGGTTCGCCGGTAAGGGCCTCGAGCTCACCGGGGTGCGCATCGCCCGGCGCGAGGTCTTCCTGGATGATCCCGAGGTGCTGGTCGAGCACCTGTTGGTGGATCTCGAGGTGGACGGCCGGCCCCAGCGCTACCAGGTGCCGATCGCGACCGCGGCCGAGCTGCCCGGGGACCGGCGGGCGTTCCCGCTGACCCCGGAGGGCGCCTCCCCCGTGGTCTACGACGGACTGCGCGACCGCCGCGGCACCGAATCGCTGCTCCGCCACCTGGCCGGGCAGGACGAGGTGGGCGGGCTGCGGTTCCGGCTCGTCGCCGACGCCACGCTTCCCGAGCCCACGTGGGGGCGGCTGTTGGAGGGCGAGCAGTCCAACTCGTCACTGGTGTTCGGCGACGACCTCATGGTGAAGGTGTTCCGGCTGGTGCAGCCGGGTGTGAACCCGGACGTGGAGCTCCACGCCGCGCTGGCGGACCGGGAGTGCCCGGCGGTGGCGGCGCTGCGGGGCTGGGTGGAGTTGGACGACGACGAGGCCGCCGCCGGCGACACCGGAGCCGGGCCCACCACGCTCGCCATGGCCCAGGAGTTCATGGCCGGCGCGGCGGACGGGTGGGCGATGGCCACGGCGAGCGTCCGCGACCTGTTCGCCGAGGCCGACCTGCTCGCCGAGGAGGTCGGCACCGACTTCGCCGACGAGAGCTTCCGGCTGGGCGCCGCCGTGGCGCAGGTGCACGAGGACCTGGCCGCGGCGACCGGGGTGAGCACGCGCGACGGTACCGACCTGGTGGCGTCGATGCGTGCCCGGCTCGACGCGGCGGTGGCGGAGGTGCCGGAACTGGCCGCGTACGCAGACGCCGCCCGGGCGGTGTTCGACGAGGTCGCGGGGTCGGGACCGGTCCGGGTGCACCGCATCCACGGCGACCTCCACCTGGGGCAGACGCTGCGGGTGCCGGACCGGTGGATCGTCATCGACTTCGAGGGCGAACCGGCCGCGCCCCTGGCCGAGCGGCGGGTGCCGGACTCGCCCGCCCGCGACGTGGCCGGCATCCTGCGCAGCCTCGACTACGCCGCGCAGCACACCCTGGTCGGCGTCGAGGACCGGCAGCTGCGCTTCCGGGCCCGCGAATGGCGCGACCGCAACGTCGACGCGTTCTGCGCGGGGTACGCCGAGGTCAGCGACCATGACCCCCGGGACTCCGGGGCACTGTTGCGGGCCTACACCCTGGACAAGGCGCTGTACGAGGTGGTGTACGAGACGCGGAACCGACCCGGGTGGGTCGCCGTGCCGATGGGCGCGGTGGAGCGCATCCTCGCCACCGGCTGA
- the treS gene encoding maltose alpha-D-glucosyltransferase: MAPKPSLQSESHPGDPRAAEPELTDDGHVVEPSADDYRHATELEINHDWYKSAVFYEVLVRAFYDSDGNGTGDLRGLIEKLDYLEWLGVDCLWLPPFYDSPLRDGGYDIRDFRTVLPEFGTVEDFVELLEQAHSRGIRVITDLVMNHTSDTHAWFSESRADPTGPYGDFYVWSDDDTRYPEARIIFVDTESSNWTYDPVRGQFYWHRFFSHQPDLNYDNPEVQEAMIDVLRFWLDLGIDGFRLDAVPYLFERDGTNCENLPETHEFLRKCRAVVEEEFPGRVLLAEANQWPDDVVDYFGESEVGDECHMAFHFPLMPRIFMAVRRQSRFPVTEILAQTPDIPSSAQWAIFLRNHDELTLEMVTDEERDYMYAEYAKDPRMKANIGIRRRLAPLLDGDTNQLELFTALLLSLPGSPMLYYGDEIGMGDNIWLGDRDAVRTPMQWSPDRNAGFSRCDPGRLYLPAIMDPLYGYQGVNVEAQMNSTASLLHWTRRMIHVRKSQPAFGLGEFTDLGGSNPSILSYLRTLDSDGAGTDVILCVNNLSRFPQAVRLDLAEHAGRQPVELTGGVPFPEIDADPYQLTLPGYGFYWLELRSTEEGPR, translated from the coding sequence ATGGCACCGAAGCCCAGCCTTCAGTCCGAATCCCACCCCGGCGATCCCCGTGCTGCCGAACCGGAGCTCACCGACGACGGGCACGTCGTCGAGCCCAGCGCGGACGACTACCGTCACGCCACCGAACTCGAGATCAACCACGACTGGTACAAGTCCGCGGTGTTCTACGAGGTCCTGGTCCGGGCCTTCTACGACTCGGACGGCAACGGCACCGGCGACCTCCGCGGCCTCATCGAGAAGCTCGACTACCTCGAGTGGCTGGGCGTCGACTGCCTGTGGCTGCCGCCGTTCTACGACTCGCCGCTGCGCGACGGCGGGTACGACATCCGCGACTTCCGCACCGTGCTGCCGGAGTTCGGCACCGTCGAGGACTTCGTGGAACTCCTCGAGCAGGCCCACAGTCGCGGGATCCGGGTGATCACCGACCTGGTCATGAACCACACCTCGGACACCCACGCGTGGTTCTCCGAGTCCCGCGCCGACCCGACCGGCCCGTACGGCGACTTCTACGTGTGGTCCGACGACGACACGCGGTACCCGGAGGCCCGCATCATCTTCGTCGACACCGAGTCCTCCAACTGGACCTACGACCCGGTACGCGGGCAGTTCTACTGGCACCGCTTCTTCTCCCACCAGCCCGACCTCAACTACGACAACCCCGAGGTCCAGGAGGCGATGATCGACGTCCTGCGCTTCTGGCTGGACCTGGGCATCGACGGCTTCCGACTGGACGCCGTGCCCTACCTGTTCGAGCGCGACGGCACCAACTGCGAGAACCTGCCCGAGACGCACGAGTTCCTGCGCAAGTGCCGGGCCGTGGTCGAGGAGGAGTTCCCGGGACGCGTGCTGCTGGCCGAGGCCAACCAGTGGCCCGACGACGTGGTGGACTACTTCGGCGAGTCCGAGGTGGGCGACGAGTGCCACATGGCGTTCCACTTCCCGCTCATGCCGCGGATCTTCATGGCGGTGCGGCGGCAGTCCCGGTTCCCCGTCACCGAGATCCTCGCCCAGACCCCGGACATCCCGTCGTCGGCGCAGTGGGCGATCTTCCTGCGCAACCACGACGAGCTGACACTCGAGATGGTCACCGACGAGGAACGCGACTACATGTACGCGGAGTACGCCAAGGACCCGCGGATGAAGGCCAACATCGGCATCCGCCGGCGTCTGGCCCCGCTGCTCGACGGCGACACCAACCAACTCGAGCTGTTCACCGCACTGCTGCTCAGCCTCCCCGGTTCGCCGATGCTGTACTACGGCGACGAGATCGGCATGGGCGACAACATCTGGCTCGGCGACCGCGACGCCGTCCGCACGCCGATGCAGTGGAGCCCCGACCGCAACGCCGGGTTCTCCCGCTGCGATCCGGGCCGGTTGTACCTACCCGCGATCATGGACCCCCTGTACGGCTACCAGGGCGTCAACGTGGAGGCGCAGATGAACTCCACCGCCAGCCTGCTGCACTGGACGCGGCGCATGATCCACGTCCGCAAGAGCCAACCGGCGTTCGGGCTGGGCGAGTTCACCGACCTCGGCGGGTCCAATCCGTCGATCCTGTCCTACCTGCGCACGCTCGACTCCGACGGCGCGGGCACCGACGTGATCCTGTGCGTCAACAACCTGTCGCGGTTCCCGCAGGCGGTGCGCCTGGACCTGGCGGAGCACGCCGGTCGCCAGCCCGTCGAGCTCACCGGCGGGGTGCCGTTCCCGGAGATCGACGCCGATCCGTACCAGCTCACCCTGCCCGGATACGGGTTCTACTGGCTCGAACTGCGCAGCACGGAGGAGGGACCGAGATGA